In Fusarium oxysporum Fo47 chromosome IX, complete sequence, the following proteins share a genomic window:
- a CDS encoding FAD binding domain-containing protein has translation MSQSQSDRSPYYDIVIVGAGPVGLMLATCLARWGYKIKHIDNRAEPTPTGRADGIQPRSLDLLRNMGLKSAIMAHHPARVYEVAFWDPASSGKGIARTGTWASCPDFIDARYPFTTLLHQGLIERVFISDLEKNGAQVQRPWTIKGFTSDEKSNPEYPVTVELEHVDGTAQETIHAKYLFGGEGARSFIRNQLGIAVHHKDPIAHVWGVMDGVVKTDFPDIKMKCTIHSEHGSIMVIPREDNMVRLYIQIASSTDPDWNPRRTATEEQVQESAKKILQPYSIEWERVEWYSVYPIGQGISERYTLDQRVFLGGDACHTHSPKAGQGMNTAFLDAQNLAWKIHAVESGFASREVLKTYETERKHVAESLLDFDNRYAKLFSQRPPAAAEVQAASANHGKNDVQDNEFINAFKESCEFTSGYGVYYKPNVFNWSPEHSAQSPLIHPKGTKLRTGRLFINSNVTRVVDANVVHLEQEVPLNGAFRLFVFAGVPSKTRQALKDFANHLGSQRSFYAAYQRSDLDKVSYHEKHLPHSRFFTISTIFSSKRPEIEISRDVPGVLARYRDHVYADDRSDARFPQAKAVAHAKMGLDEELGGVVVVRPDGYVAIVVSLVEGSGTVDALNEYFSTFCTKKLGPTLAQL, from the exons ATGTCTCAATCACAGTCCGATCGCTCCCCATACTATGACATTG TCATTGTTGGAGCTGGCCCGGTTGGCCTCATGCTCGCAACATGCCTTGCTCGCTGGGGCTACAAGATCAAGCATATCGATAACAGAGCTGAGCCGACCCCTACCGGTCGAGCCGACGGCATTCAGCCACGCTCTCTGGACCTTCTTCGCAACATGGGCCTAAAGTCAGCAATCATGGCTCATCACCCAGCCCGCGTCTACGAAGTTGCATTCTGGGACCCAGCTTCGTCAGGAAAGGGTATCGCCCGGACTGGAACATGGGCCAGCTGCCCTGACTTTATCGATGCTCGATACCCTTTCACAACCTTGTTGCATCAAGGCCTGATCGAACGTGTCTTTATCTCCGACCTCGAGAAGAATGGAGCTCAGGTTCAACGGCCATGGACAATCAAGGGCTTTACATCCGATGAGAAGTCTAACCCCGAATACCCTGTCACTGTCGAATTGGAGCATGTCGATGGCACTGCCCAGGAGACCATTCACGCCAAGTATTTGTTTGGTGGCGAGGGTGCAAGGTCATTTATCCGCAACCAGCTTGGCATTGCCGTTCACCACAAGGATCCCATCGCCCATGTTTGGGGTGTCATGGACGGTGTCGTGAAAACCGACTTCCCTGATATCAAG ATGAAATGTACCATCCATAGTGAGCACGGCTCCATTATGGTCATTCCGCGAGAGGACAACATGGTCCGTCTTTACATCCAAATTGCATCCTCTACAGATCCCGATTGGAATCCCAGACGAACAGCCACCGAGGAGCAAGTGCAAGAATCggccaagaagatcttgcAGCCTTACTCTATTGAGTGGGAGCGCGTCGAGTGGTATTCTGTCTATCCTATCGGACAAGGCATTTCAGAACGATACACACTGGACCAGCGAGTCTTCCTTGGTGGAGATGCTTGCCATACACATAGT CCCAAGGCCGGACAGGGAATGAATACAGCATTCCTTGACGCCCAGAACCTTGCTTGGAAGATCCACGCCGTTGAATCCGGCTTCGCCAGCAGGGAAGTCCTCAAGACATACGAGACGGAACGCAAGCATGTCGCTGAGTCTCTCCTCGATTTTGACAACCGATATGCGAAGCTTTTCTCTCAGCGACCACCCGCGGCTGCTGAGGTCCAGGCTGCATCAGCCAACCATGGCAAGAACGATGTTCAAGATAACGAATTCATCAATGCTTTCAAGGAGTCGTGCGAGTTTACCAGCGGATACGGTGTTTACTACAAGCCCAACGTCTTCAACTGGTCACCAGAACATAGTGCACAATCCCCACTGATTCACCCCAAGGGGACCAAGCTACGAACCGGCCGCCTTTTTATCAACTCGAATGTGACGAGAGTAGTTGACGCCAACGTTGTGCATTTGGAACAGGAAGTTCCCTTGAACGGCGCGTTCCGATTGTTTGTCTTTGCAGGTGTCCCATCAAAGACCCGCCAGGCTTTGAAAGATTTCGCCAATCACCTCGGTAGCCAGCGATCATTCTACGCAGCTTATCAGCGGTCCGATCTCGACAAGGTCTCATACCACGAGAAGCACCTCCCACACAGCCGATTCTTCACCATCTCCACGATTTTTTCGTCCAAGAGACCTGAAATCGAAATCTCTCGCGACGTGCCCGGGGTGCTTGCCCGATATAGGGACCACGTTTACGCTGATGACCGATCCGATGCACGATTCCCTCAGGCGAAGGCTGTAGCCCATGCCAAAATGGGTCTTGATGAAGAGCTTGGCGGAGTGGTCGTTGTCAGACCTGATGGATACGTAGCAATTGTGGTCAGTCTTGTCGAAGGTAGCGGAACGGTGGATGCTTTGAACGAGTATTTCTCGACTTTTTGCACAAAGAAGTTGGGACCTACTTTGGCGCAGCTGTAG